The genomic segment AGACAGGGGATATCATTTATCGTCTTGGCGCCAGACTGATGATGGCCGGGCTATTTGTGGTGATTGCCCTTCTCGTCCGGTATGTCTGGAAGAAGAACAGGAATGAAAAGAAGTATGCATCAACCTCTTAATTCAAGAAGTCGGTTCTTGAAGCAGCTTGGTGATGTGAGCCTCAAAGACTCTTCTTGGCGTCTCACCCACGTATTTCTGGACGATCTCCCCGTTTTTGTTGATGATGAAGGTGGCGGGAATTCCCTGGATGGGCCCGTACACTTGATTTATGTAAGGATTCTTGCTTCCGTATAATCCTTCGATCTCTTTATTGGCGATGACGTTTGGATAGGTCACGTTATTTTTTTCCAGGAACGACTTGACGACCGCCGCGCCTCCCTCGTCGAATGATGCTCCGATCATCACAAACCCCTGGTCCCTATAAGTATCGTAAAGCTTCTGGAAATGGGGAATCTCCTTGCGGCATGGCGCACACCAGGTCGCCCAGAAATCAAGGATGACGACATTACCCTTGAAGTTGCTCATACTGACTATGTTCCCATCCAGATCAGCCAGCGTGAAATCTGGAGCAGGAATGGGAGAATTTTCCCTGATTCTGACCCTGCAAGCCGCAAGAGAAAGGATCAGAATCATCAATACTATCGGAAGCAATTTTTTCATAGATTCTCCTTCGCAACTTTAATTAAAATTGCTAAAAGTTTAGCACAGCAGAAATCATACATCAAACCCGGCAAAGAACTGAAAAGTACTTTCTCGGCTTTAATACTGGCAGGCTCCCTCACTATCGATGCGCTGATGACCGTTGGAAGAGAAACCATAAGTTCCATGAAGCCCGTTGGGCTTGACGACGTAATAGAAAACCTGTCCAGGAGCTGGAAGTGTCTCATCGATGGCCATCGTGTCGGAGGAGTCCTCCTCCACACAGGAACTATTTAAAAGCAGAACTTCTGTTCCATTATCTACAAGATCCATAATATCCCCGAGAATCAGGTCATAGCAGAAGGCGCCATCCGCCGAAGACCAGGTGATTGTTTTCTTATCTGCTCCAACGCTGAGTAAGTTCGCTTCCGGAGCAGGTGTGACGGATGAGATCAGCGTTCCCTCCAGATCAGGCCACCAGCAACCGGAATGGATTCTGTCGGAAATCTCCGCATGACCGGCTGCAGCCATATCTCCGCTGTCCGTTCCTCGTGGTTCACCATGCTGTTTCATCTCTCCCATCGGGACCAGGTCATTGGCAGGAGTCTCCACATATCCTGGCGGAAGCGAACTATTGACAACTTCAAAATAAGTCGCGTCGGCATTCAGACGGAACCACATTCCATGTGACATCAGTCCATCCATCACCTGACGAATGTGGGGGTGATCAGGCTGGGACTGAACATGATCTTGCCTTGTAAAAACGCTCATCGCAAGGAAATCAGGAAACTTTGATGCAATCCCATCCCAGTGAAGGGTAGCATCCCGAAGATTCCAGAAAGGCTCAGCCTCCTGAGGCTTTGCAATCCATGTCGGCCAATTGGTTCCAAAGACATTTCTCTCCTCAAGAGCTCGTGTGACTTCCGGAGAGTAGTAAACCTTAAGCTGACAACTTTCCGTGAATGTGACATTCGGGTTAAGCTTGTAATCTTCCGTTCTCTCAATGGCGCCATCGCCGTCGTAATCCAGGCACCCCGGTTTCAGAGGGTTGAAATCAATCCTCCCGTTTGTGCGCCCATCGTGAAAAGCGGCTCCCGGCTGATTGCTGGCCGGACAACGGCCTGCCGGGTCTTCGCGATGCTCGGGAATGAGAGGATCAAAGTCAAGCAGCGAGAAATCCACGATAAACGAAGTCGGACTGTATCCAGTTTCAGGATCATACCAGGGATTCCGCGCGTCATCACCTGGCTCTTCGTTACCATCGCTGTCAACTCCCGAATTGCAATCGTCGCGGATTCCCCCAAGCTCAACGTTGATGATCTGTGCATTGGTGGGATTTTCCCAGCCAACCTGATACGGAGCGTAGGGAATATCATCCCCATACCGGCTTAGCGTGATGAGACCGATCAGACCATTGGAGAATGGCGCAAAACCAACGATGTCAGGATGGACAGGTCCAGGAACAATATCATCGATGGTTCGCCCCAGCGAATCCGTTGCCACCCCTTCAGCGAATCGAATGACGTCGCGGAGGGCTTTCTGACAGTTGTCCCCGCGATAATCGTAATACCCATCGCTCTTAAAGGGTCCCTCAACGCCGCCTGGATACAGGAATGAAACAATGACAAATCCTTCCTGAGCAATCCGGGGAGAACCGCCAAGCGAGCCTGGACCCATCCCACCAGGAAGGTAAATGGAAACAGGAGCGCCATCGATGTAGCGATAGTTTGCCACATCGGCAGGATATGTCAGCCGAACGGCAAGTGTTCCTCCACCTGCCCCTTCTGAGGGAAGTCGAACGTCAGTTATGGCAAGTGGAATGTCGCAGAAAGCAGGGAAAATCACAAATGCATGCAAGAAAGAAATAGAAAGTAAAAGGCAGCTTCTCATCTTACTTCCTCCTCTCTCATAAAGTTAATACATTGTCCCTTTTCGTCATAAAAAGCCATTGCAAATGGCGGTAACCTCACAGCATTGCTCAGTCAGTCCGTCTCTTAGAATGGCAGAACGATACTTATTCAACGCGGTAGTAGTAATCAACACTACTTCCAACAACGTCAACATCTCTATAAGATGGTTGGCTTGAGGAAAAGATATCTGCTGCACTGAAGTCGGAAGGGTCGAGGCTGCGATACACGGTATAATCAGTTCGCCCCGCATCTGTCCAGTAGAGGAGTAAATCGTTTCCATCCTTGAAAACTCTGTGGATAATCAACTCGATCCCCGAGCCTTCGGTGATCTTTATCCGCTGATCGACTCCGATATTTGAATAGGTCTCAGTCACTCCAGCAGGCCATCCAATGGTAAGCGTTTGGACAACCGCAGCGGAGCGAAGACCAAACTCGACTTCGAGGCTCGGCTGCTCGGTCATCCCGGAACCGCCATCCACTTCCCTGATCTGTTTTTCATTAGACTCCACCGTCCCATCCCCATCAAGGTCGGCCTGCAATTCCAGTCTCGCCCCGATGCCGCTCGTGTTTGTCCCCGATGTCGAGACGAGCGTGATGCTCAGCCAGTGATTGGCGTTTCCGTTATTCTTCTTCAGCTTGTTTCCAAAATGACCCGCAAGGAAGACATCCTGAAAGCCGTCACCATTGTAATCCCCCCAGGCAGCACCGAAGACGTCGGCAGGCTGGTCAATCTCAGCCTCAGAGGCCTTATCGGTGAATGTCCCGTTGCCGTTATTCCGGAACATTCTGTTCGGGTTGACGTGATTCGTTGAGAAGATATCAATGAGCCCATCGTTGTCATAATCGACCCAACCGCATGTCCTTCCATCGCCGACATCGGCGACTCCTGCTGCATTGCTGACATCGGTAAAGGTCCCGTTTCCGTTATTCCTGTAAAGAAAATTCTGAGTGGGAAAGAGGTCGCTGATATTAGTCATGTAAAGGTCAAGGTCACCGTCGTTGTCATAATCGCCCCAGGCGGCTCCCTGCGTGTCATTCGCGTAAGGATTGGTCGGGCCACCCACTCCTGCCGTTGCCGTAACATCGGTGAACCATTTATCTGCCGGCTTCTTCGGGGGACCATTATTTCGGTACAACCTGTTCATTCCGTCATTCGCCACGTATAAGTCGGGCCAGCCATCGCTGTTGTAATCTCCCCAGGCTGCAGCCGTTGATTCATCATCGTCTGCGACGCCGCATTCGGCAGCCACTTCCGAAAATGTCCCGTCGCCATTATTCCTGTAAAGGAAATTCGAACCAGATTTCGCCTTGTAGAAATCGGCGTGACCGTCGCGATTGTAATCTGCCCAGGCGACATGCCCGCAGCAAGCATTGACGTCGATACCTGCCTGGGATGTGACGTCGGTAAAGGACTTTCTGTTGCCATCATTCCTGTACAGGTAGAGCGCATTCCCGAAGTATCTCCTTGTTATCAGCAGATCGGTCCAGCCGTCGCCATCATAATCCGCTGCCGCAATTGTCGCATAATATGA from the Acidobacteriota bacterium genome contains:
- a CDS encoding TlpA disulfide reductase family protein, with protein sequence MKKLLPIVLMILILSLAACRVRIRENSPIPAPDFTLADLDGNIVSMSNFKGNVVILDFWATWCAPCRKEIPHFQKLYDTYRDQGFVMIGASFDEGGAAVVKSFLEKNNVTYPNVIANKEIEGLYGSKNPYINQVYGPIQGIPATFIINKNGEIVQKYVGETPRRVFEAHITKLLQEPTS
- a CDS encoding CRTAC1 family protein, with translation MDATEEAGISVPNLGQTCTFLDFDKIRGLDLFISEQTSNHYLYWNENETGSFKDITSGDGFQFSYYATIAAADYDGDGWTDLLITRRYFGNALYLYRNDGNRKSFTDVTSQAGIDVNACCGHVAWADYNRDGHADFYKAKSGSNFLYRNNGDGTFSEVAAECGVADDDESTAAAWGDYNSDGWPDLYVANDGMNRLYRNNGPPKKPADKWFTDVTATAGVGGPTNPYANDTQGAAWGDYDNDGDLDLYMTNISDLFPTQNFLYRNNGNGTFTDVSNAAGVADVGDGRTCGWVDYDNDGLIDIFSTNHVNPNRMFRNNGNGTFTDKASEAEIDQPADVFGAAWGDYNGDGFQDVFLAGHFGNKLKKNNGNANHWLSITLVSTSGTNTSGIGARLELQADLDGDGTVESNEKQIREVDGGSGMTEQPSLEVEFGLRSAAVVQTLTIGWPAGVTETYSNIGVDQRIKITEGSGIELIIHRVFKDGNDLLLYWTDAGRTDYTVYRSLDPSDFSAADIFSSSQPSYRDVDVVGSSVDYYYRVE